From the Anopheles merus strain MAF chromosome 2L, AmerM5.1, whole genome shotgun sequence genome, the window GCAGAAAATACATTCAACCGTTGGCGTGAGCGTTCGTCATCGGAGCTCAACAGGTTGTCCGAGCTGCAAGGACGTAAGCATAACTGGGAGGTGAAGTCAGGCTGTCACTTTAGCTGCATGGAACGGGGCAAGGGAGTGCAAATCGTGTCCTCGACAGCCGGGACCAACACCAACATTCAGCTCTGCACCGCCAACACGATTGTTAGTGTCCTCGTAACCTTCTTTCTTCGGTGAACCCAATGTTTCAGGGTGaattgtgatgttttttttgctttgttttcgcTCAATACTCTTAGGCCTGTGATAAGGTGTTATCAACGTACGAATTTGCAACGCAGCTATGCAAGCGATATCAGCAGAAGGTGTCGGGATTGTCGGGTATTGGCATGCAAATAGCGCCCAGCATTGAGGATCCGGATCGCAGCTGTCGGGTGGCGTGTCAGGATACGTTCATCAGGCATCGCTTCTATCTGGTGAATGGAGAGCAAGGGCACTTTCCTTTCGGGACGCGATGCAATCACAATGAGTCGAATCGTTATTGCATCAATGGCAAATGTTTGGTATGCTTTTGCGTTTACCAAAAAGGCTTCTATAGTTACAGAACTTACATTCATTTTTGGaatccctttttttctatacATAGCATTTTGGCAGCGACGACATACCGGTCAACGAGTCGTACAATGCACTTCCTAATGTTCGAATTAAACGATCCACAAACAGAACCAAACGGCATTTCGAGTACTTTGCTCCGATCAACGTGACCGAACGGTTAAGCCAAgagtttttggaaaatttgatTGCCAACATCGACTTTGGACGGACTACCAACGAAAATAGTAACGCCTTTGGTCAAGTGACGAGTTGGGAAAGTATtgattaattcaattttactTTTCTACTTTGCAGATATTGTTTTGGAGGAACATATTGACTTAAAAAATCCAATCTATGTTGACCCGTGAAGTAAATCATCCACACAAATCAACGTGATAGTAAAAGCTGACCCGCGTCAAGCTTGCCGTGTTGCCGCCGGAATGCATGGaactgtttatttattaacgaAACTTTTGTAATGTAATTTATTCCCCGAAATATACACCCAAATAAATCGTCtccattaattacaattaaGGCAGTGCATATGTAGATGTTTGTGGTCATGATGTATCGAGTCCCTTTTCAATTGTAGAAACATGTGTGTTTAAAATAACATTCTGTAACAAAGGAAAGAGTAACGGGTATTGTATTCCTCCGATCTCATGAGAACTTAAGATCGATGTTTAAGTAAGAACCTGTTGAATTTATTAAAAGTTTCTTAAGAGAGGGTTTACATGACatggtaaaaaaaactccttcaCATTATGATTATCGTCGAAAATTCCATATTATCGAcagaaaaacataacaaacaaattaaagcAAATTTCTCGACATCATTTGCTTATTACTGAAATGAGGCACAATAAACAAGAGTTCTGATGATCAAGCCGTGTACGAAAGCAATCATCAAGACAAATTAATGTGCGAAACAATCACTAACTTATTCTTTTAATTAGTTTGTTAGTTATGTTACCATCACCAAAGAAGCTTTACTAACTAAACCCTTACTGTGATAGATGTTTAAAAGAAAACGCATGGTATTAATTAGTTTCATCTCTTCTTTCGTTCGTCGTTGACCAGAGGTAAACAAGAGAATATTGTATTACGCccaataatattatttttcgtACTACGTTAAAcaaatctaaaacaaaacacaattagcaattgattaaaatatttgcatactACACAGGAATGTAACCATTTTCGTCTTGGCCTGCAGCTTTGTCAGTCATTCTTTTgaacattaatttaaaaaattaactaTTTTCCTACGAAGTGACAAGCACTGCTAAGTCATACATAGTCAAAACAATTAATTATGGCCTCTAACAACGTAGCTCATTGTTGAGCAACTCCTCGATTTCTGATCCTTTTAGTTTAGGATGCGTCGAAATGCATTGAAATTTAGACGAGGAGTACTTCAACCAAGGATATTTAACCTTCTTATCCATCATTTTGGGAACAGCCTTGATCACGTTTGCGAGCCGCTGCACAATTGGCGCCAAGTACTTTACATTGTAGTGCGTGTAATGCTCCAGTGTTTTAGTCCAGATTATTGCACTCGTACCGTTCCCGCCGTTGGATGTTAGTGGAAACAGATACAACGATATGTACAACGCAGCTGCCGCAATCTGTAAAGGCACATACGATACCACATGGGCCTGGTTTTCGAAAAGAAAATTTCATGGCAAAATGCTAACTTACCTCCGATGGTTTGTAATGCGCGGTACTGTAATCCACACTGGCAAGCTCAATAAGATACTTTGCCAGCACATGATTTACGTCCGACGCCTTCGCTGCCTTCGAAAACCGACGCAGGAAATGGGTAGGAAGAGGTTTTCCCAGATTGAAGTCCAACGTTCTCACCATTTCCTTTTCCATCTCGAGAATCTGATACTTCTGGTATGTGTCGTCGGTTATGTACACAAAATCTTGTATCTCTGGTGGAAACAGTTCCTCGTATTTGGATGCAATGAACATCGCCGTCACGCCTACCAGCTGTAGCTTCTTCTTCGGAACAGTCTTCATCGTCTGCAAAGCGCAAAACAAAGCCAACGAGTGTTTTAATTTCACGTCATTAGACTGGAGACAAGTTTGCACCTACCTGCAGATAACGGTCGATGAGCGACACTGTCATGTGGTAAGTGTCGATGTCCAGTTTGAACTGATAATGCACTTCATTGATCCAATCGATCAGAATCGTTCGCATCTTATGTGTAATCTGCGTATGAATAATGCGTTAAATATACCCACACCATATGGCAAGAGGTCACCTTTTATTTACACACGACTTACCTCTTTATGACCATCCAAGAAGTTCTCGCACAGCGCATATCCTGGCCTGCTCTCTAACTCGTTCAAATAGTTGTAAATGTCGTTCACGTACTCCGCCACCAACATCGGATTCCAGCCATCATTCGCATCGATGTTTTCGATGTTTTCCAACAGCTTTTGCGAATGGGCCTCCACTCTTTCGGGTTTCTGCACAGACacatattaatttatatttcattGACCTTCAGCTTCCCATACATTCGAATACGTACCTTAGAGATTGATATTATTTCATGTTCGTCCGATGATGAGGTACCGCTGCTAGGAGCGTTTTTCGGTTGAGCCTTACGATTTTGCTTCGCCAATGTCCGCAGCGACAGCTGACTGTCTTCACGCTTTAACGTTACATGCTTTACCTCGTTTCCTTTGTTCAGTTGGACGTGCACCTTTACAGCATCCACATTGGCAGACGGTTTAGGCTCTACCGCAGCCTTTTGCGAATCGGATCGGGTGACTACTTTTTTGGGAACAACAACTGCCGCCGCAGCAGTATCCGCCTTTCGCCATCGAGTGTCCACGCGTGGCTTAATATTCTTCAGCGTCGGGTTGGCATTCTTCAGCGCAGCTCCCTTCTCCA encodes:
- the LOC121593533 gene encoding G2/mitotic-specific cyclin-B-like, which gives rise to MSRIMRIDENQVAGNLHEGGMKKVVAARRPVLGELGNKVLRNASQDLLGKGVEKGAALKNANPTLKNIKPRVDTRWRKADTAAAAVVVPKKVVTRSDSQKAAVEPKPSANVDAVKVHVQLNKGNEVKHVTLKREDSQLSLRTLAKQNRKAQPKNAPSSGTSSSDEHEIISISKKPERVEAHSQKLLENIENIDANDGWNPMLVAEYVNDIYNYLNELESRPGYALCENFLDGHKEITHKMRTILIDWINEVHYQFKLDIDTYHMTVSLIDRYLQTMKTVPKKKLQLVGVTAMFIASKYEELFPPEIQDFVYITDDTYQKYQILEMEKEMVRTLDFNLGKPLPTHFLRRFSKAAKASDVNHVLAKYLIELASVDYSTAHYKPSEIAAAALYISLYLFPLTSNGGNGTSAIIWTKTLEHYTHYNVKYLAPIVQRLANVIKAVPKMMDKKVKYPWLKYSSSKFQCISTHPKLKGSEIEELLNNELRC